In a genomic window of Virgibacillus sp. SK37:
- a CDS encoding AraC family transcriptional regulator — protein MTSYARIKFPAGFWTGLHQLGISSHEVVRKAGLPLTIINEPVVTASQYFSIWQAYSDIMGDTAEAIIKLTTGFETVHFPPTVLAAYHARNYRDALTRMARYKRLCPPESLLITEEGENCTIKLDWLHTDQPGPPMLTGITLAFLLELGRRGTGQPLMAKSVELSDLMGDVKSLEAYFGCHVQIGGNFNKLTLHKSDLDRLFVSYNAELLEILTPSLDQSLNGYQNNKSITEMVKWMMKRSLAGGDSTLDLIAGELGVSKRTLQRRLHDEGINFNHLLAQVRQEEARGYLADPSLDIGEVAFLVGYEDQNSFYRAFRHWEGDTPSSWRTKHLDTNSIN, from the coding sequence ATGACATCTTATGCTCGTATTAAATTCCCAGCAGGATTTTGGACAGGATTGCATCAATTAGGAATTTCCTCACATGAGGTAGTTCGAAAAGCTGGACTACCATTAACTATTATTAATGAACCAGTTGTCACCGCCTCACAATATTTCTCTATTTGGCAGGCCTATTCCGATATCATGGGTGACACTGCTGAGGCTATTATCAAGTTAACGACTGGTTTCGAAACAGTTCATTTTCCTCCAACTGTTCTAGCGGCTTACCATGCTCGTAACTACCGTGATGCACTAACACGAATGGCTCGGTATAAGCGTCTATGTCCCCCTGAAAGCTTACTAATAACAGAGGAAGGCGAGAATTGTACTATTAAACTAGATTGGCTGCATACCGATCAACCAGGTCCGCCGATGTTAACTGGTATTACGCTTGCATTTCTATTGGAGTTAGGACGCAGGGGAACTGGCCAACCATTAATGGCGAAATCCGTAGAACTATCCGATTTAATGGGCGATGTCAAGTCGCTCGAAGCTTATTTCGGGTGCCATGTCCAAATAGGTGGAAATTTTAACAAATTAACGCTCCACAAAAGTGACCTTGATCGCCTCTTTGTCTCGTATAACGCAGAATTGCTTGAAATCCTGACGCCTTCATTAGATCAATCGTTAAACGGGTATCAAAATAATAAATCTATTACGGAAATGGTTAAGTGGATGATGAAGCGCAGCCTTGCCGGAGGTGACTCTACCCTTGATCTGATTGCAGGAGAATTAGGAGTAAGTAAACGCACCTTGCAGCGTCGTCTCCATGACGAAGGAATAAACTTTAATCATCTATTGGCACAAGTCCGGCAAGAGGAGGCTCGAGGATACTTAGCAGATCCCTCACTTGATATTGGTGAAGTGGCTTTCCTTGTTGGATATGAAGACCAAAACTCATTCTATCGGGCCTTTCGACATTGGGAAGGCGACACTCCATCAAGTTGGCGCACAAAACATTTAGATACAAACTCAATAAACTGA
- a CDS encoding GntR family transcriptional regulator, with translation MPIPSDHSKPIRQSAKEGAYNQIQQWIIDGTLQPGEKLNDNELAKALGVSRTPIRESLQLLEVQGFVKMYPGKATQVTEVEGEEIKDLLPPLAALQVLSAELAISHLTDEIINLLESTNKRFAEAIRSGHYYNALRIDEEFHQIIVDTANNSYILSMVASLQAHVRRLFFHNSIILTEKSIQEHTEIIEIMKEGSPEKLAPIMKENWLRTIKEFQLLNKE, from the coding sequence ATGCCAATTCCTTCTGATCATTCTAAACCCATTCGCCAATCCGCCAAGGAAGGCGCTTACAATCAAATTCAACAATGGATTATTGATGGTACTTTACAGCCAGGTGAAAAATTAAACGATAACGAACTTGCAAAGGCTTTAGGCGTAAGCAGGACTCCTATTCGTGAATCCTTACAACTATTAGAAGTTCAAGGATTTGTAAAAATGTATCCTGGTAAAGCTACACAGGTTACCGAAGTAGAAGGAGAGGAGATTAAAGACCTTCTGCCTCCTCTTGCAGCCCTCCAGGTTTTATCTGCAGAGCTGGCGATTTCACATCTAACAGATGAAATAATTAATTTACTGGAATCAACAAATAAAAGATTTGCAGAAGCTATTCGTTCAGGACATTATTATAATGCACTTCGAATAGATGAAGAGTTTCATCAGATTATTGTTGATACGGCAAATAACTCATATATTCTATCCATGGTCGCTTCTCTGCAAGCACATGTCAGAAGATTATTCTTTCATAACTCTATTATTCTTACTGAAAAATCCATACAAGAACATACCGAAATAATTGAAATTATGAAAGAAGGCTCTCCAGAAAAACTAGCACCAATCATGAAAGAAAACTGGCTGCGCACCATAAAAGAATTTCAGTTGTTAAATAAAGAATAG
- the brnQ gene encoding branched-chain amino acid transport system II carrier protein: protein MKEKLSFSSYTVIGVMLFALFFGAGNLIFPAQLGQNAGTNMWPAIIGFLITGVGLPLLGILAMSISGSNNLQELASRIHPLYATIFTSMLYLTIGPFFAAPRTGTVAYDVGISPFVGESYQQVGLLIFTLLFFANTLWFSLNPAKIVDNVGKILAPGIVILIVVLLAMVVIKPMGVTEPPEEGYRSGAFIQGFLEGYNTMDALASLVFGIIVIKAIRAMGVTSKRGILIASAKSGLVAITLLGVIYVGIAYLGATSVSTYGIFSTGGPVLSSAASHYFGMLGTVLLAIIITLACLTTSIGLTTACAEYFQQLFPKFSYKQFVVFFSVLTFGIANFGLTNIINYSIPVLMFLYPLAIVLMLLAFLSPIFKDKRLVYVSATIVTFLVSAIDGLKTLCGTLGIDYFSWMVPIISFYENVLPLYEQGLGWLLPAIIVILVTGIVARFQKLNTVQA, encoded by the coding sequence ATGAAGGAAAAGCTATCATTCTCATCTTATACGGTTATAGGGGTTATGCTATTTGCACTGTTCTTTGGGGCAGGTAATTTAATTTTTCCGGCACAACTTGGTCAAAATGCAGGTACAAATATGTGGCCGGCTATTATAGGGTTTTTAATTACTGGTGTCGGCCTTCCACTGTTAGGAATTCTGGCTATGAGTATTTCAGGAAGCAATAATCTTCAAGAGCTTGCCAGTAGGATCCATCCTTTATATGCGACCATTTTTACTTCTATGCTTTATTTAACCATTGGGCCGTTCTTTGCGGCGCCTCGTACAGGTACGGTTGCTTATGATGTTGGTATATCACCATTTGTAGGAGAAAGTTATCAACAAGTTGGCTTACTAATTTTTACTTTGCTATTTTTTGCGAATACCCTTTGGTTTTCGTTGAATCCAGCAAAGATTGTAGATAATGTAGGGAAAATTTTGGCACCAGGCATTGTTATTCTAATTGTGGTTTTATTGGCAATGGTTGTTATAAAGCCAATGGGCGTAACAGAGCCGCCTGAGGAAGGATATAGAAGTGGTGCCTTTATTCAAGGCTTCCTTGAGGGCTATAATACGATGGATGCTTTAGCATCATTGGTTTTTGGAATTATTGTCATTAAGGCAATTCGAGCTATGGGGGTAACCTCTAAGAGAGGGATTCTTATAGCCTCTGCAAAGTCCGGGCTTGTAGCGATTACGTTATTGGGTGTTATATACGTAGGTATTGCTTATTTGGGAGCAACCAGTGTTTCCACTTATGGTATATTTAGTACCGGCGGACCTGTATTAAGCAGTGCTGCATCTCATTATTTTGGAATGTTAGGCACGGTTTTACTTGCTATTATTATTACACTTGCTTGTCTGACAACAAGTATTGGGTTAACCACAGCATGTGCAGAGTATTTTCAGCAGTTATTCCCGAAGTTCAGCTATAAACAGTTCGTTGTTTTTTTCTCTGTTTTGACATTTGGGATTGCTAACTTTGGTTTGACGAATATTATTAATTATTCTATACCTGTACTCATGTTCTTATATCCTTTAGCAATTGTGTTAATGCTACTAGCTTTTTTATCACCTATTTTTAAAGATAAAAGATTAGTCTATGTTTCTGCAACTATAGTTACATTTTTGGTCAGTGCTATTGATGGATTAAAAACATTATGTGGAACATTGGGCATCGACTACTTTAGCTGGATGGTTCCGATTATTTCCTTTTACGAAAATGTTCTCCCGTTATATGAACAAGGACTTGGATGGCTGCTTCCTGCTATTATAGTTATCCTGGTTACAGGCATCGTAGCACGTTTTCAAAAGTTAAATACCGTTCAAGCCTAA
- a CDS encoding catalase produces the protein MHNQQNENQTNIENEDTLTTRQGHPVTNNQDIRTVGNRGPATLENYDFIEKISHFDREKVPERIVHARGAGAHGYFETYGKVGEEPVSKYTRAKVFQDKGKQTPVFVRFSTVVHGNHSPETVRDPRGFAVKFYTEDGNWDLVGNNLKIFFIRDAMKFPDMIHAFRPDPVTNIQDSQRFFDFCANSPETFHMVTFVYSPWGIPANYRMMQGSGVNTYKWVNKEGKAVLVKYHWEPKQGIKNLTVEEASEIQATNFNHATQDLYDAIEQGDFPEWELFVQIMSDDEHPELDFDPLDDTKLWPEDQFPWLPVGKMVLNKNPENYFTEVEQAAFGTGVLVDGLDFSDDKMLQGRTFSYSDTQRYRVGANYLQVPINASKKRVATNQEGGQLRYQNDKAPGQNPHVNYEPSSLGGLKEAEQFGTEYRPMIKGNLVRESIDRQSNTKQAGETYRRFEDWEKDELLRNLIGDLSQCKQEIQDKMIKLAEEADEQYGRRLREGLAEATKDGTSKNPLGVKDAEKAPEQAIKKGHDAEPY, from the coding sequence ATGCATAACCAACAGAATGAAAATCAAACGAACATAGAGAATGAGGATACCTTAACAACGAGACAAGGCCATCCCGTGACGAACAATCAGGACATACGCACAGTTGGAAATCGAGGCCCAGCTACATTGGAGAACTATGACTTCATTGAAAAGATAAGTCACTTCGATCGCGAGAAAGTACCGGAACGTATTGTACATGCGCGCGGTGCAGGTGCTCATGGTTATTTTGAAACATATGGCAAGGTTGGTGAAGAACCTGTTTCCAAGTATACAAGAGCAAAAGTATTTCAGGACAAAGGGAAGCAGACACCTGTTTTTGTGCGTTTTTCAACAGTTGTTCATGGAAATCATTCACCTGAAACAGTTCGTGACCCTCGTGGTTTTGCGGTCAAATTTTATACAGAAGATGGCAATTGGGATCTTGTCGGTAACAATCTAAAAATCTTCTTTATCCGTGATGCTATGAAATTTCCTGATATGATTCACGCTTTTAGACCAGATCCTGTAACCAATATTCAAGATAGCCAGCGGTTCTTCGATTTTTGTGCAAATTCACCAGAAACATTCCATATGGTAACATTTGTTTATTCACCATGGGGAATTCCGGCAAATTACCGTATGATGCAAGGTTCCGGGGTAAATACGTATAAGTGGGTTAATAAGGAAGGAAAAGCTGTACTGGTGAAATATCACTGGGAGCCCAAACAGGGAATTAAGAACTTAACCGTTGAGGAAGCAAGTGAAATTCAGGCAACTAACTTTAATCATGCGACACAGGATTTATATGACGCGATTGAGCAGGGAGATTTTCCGGAGTGGGAGTTATTTGTCCAAATAATGAGTGATGATGAGCACCCAGAATTGGATTTTGATCCATTAGATGATACAAAACTATGGCCCGAGGACCAATTTCCTTGGCTGCCTGTTGGAAAAATGGTCTTAAACAAGAACCCGGAAAATTACTTTACAGAAGTAGAGCAAGCAGCATTTGGTACAGGGGTTTTAGTTGATGGGCTCGACTTCTCCGATGATAAAATGCTTCAAGGCAGGACATTTTCCTATTCGGATACACAACGCTATCGTGTAGGGGCCAACTATCTTCAGGTACCAATTAACGCTTCCAAAAAACGTGTCGCGACAAACCAGGAAGGCGGACAACTACGCTACCAAAACGATAAAGCACCAGGTCAAAATCCGCATGTAAACTATGAGCCTTCCTCGTTAGGCGGTTTAAAAGAAGCAGAGCAGTTTGGCACTGAATATCGCCCTATGATCAAAGGCAATTTAGTTAGGGAGTCTATTGACAGACAAAGCAATACAAAGCAAGCAGGTGAAACATACCGTAGATTTGAGGATTGGGAGAAGGACGAGCTGCTGCGAAACCTAATTGGTGATCTTTCCCAGTGTAAACAAGAAATACAGGACAAAATGATTAAGCTTGCAGAAGAAGCAGACGAACAATATGGGCGTCGGCTTAGAGAAGGATTAGCAGAAGCAACAAAAGATGGAACAAGTAAGAATCCACTCGGCGTTAAAGATGCAGAAAAGGCACCAGAACAAGCAATTAAGAAAGGCCATGACGCTGAACCTTACTAA
- a CDS encoding SDR family NAD(P)-dependent oxidoreductase: MDMGLTNKTALVTGSTKGIGKAIAIELAKEGVNVLINGRDYEEVERIVNEVKSDFPTTSPQNATGDIVDSHQREVLFQKYPNIDILVNNMGIYEIMNYEDVEDEVWEKYFRTNVLAANGLSKFYLPKMLNIEFGRIIFIASEEAVMPSGQMPQYCMTKSMLLSLSKSLSKLTTGKDVTVNTIMPGPTLSENVHQIIEDMYANKDMTFSEKEKAFMSENLPHSELQRFIRPTEIGRLTTFVCSPFSLAFKGSPLRMDGGLVPTIF, translated from the coding sequence ATGGATATGGGATTAACCAATAAAACAGCTTTAGTTACAGGTTCAACGAAAGGAATTGGTAAAGCAATTGCAATAGAACTTGCCAAAGAAGGTGTTAATGTCCTTATTAATGGAAGAGATTATGAAGAAGTTGAACGAATTGTAAATGAAGTAAAATCAGATTTTCCGACTACCTCTCCTCAAAATGCAACTGGAGATATTGTGGATAGTCATCAACGAGAAGTTTTGTTCCAAAAATATCCCAATATAGATATTTTAGTTAACAATATGGGTATTTATGAAATTATGAATTATGAGGATGTTGAGGATGAAGTATGGGAAAAATACTTTCGGACTAACGTTCTGGCTGCCAATGGATTATCTAAATTTTATTTACCTAAAATGTTAAATATTGAGTTTGGCCGGATAATCTTTATTGCGAGTGAAGAAGCAGTTATGCCTTCAGGGCAAATGCCACAGTATTGTATGACAAAATCAATGTTATTATCATTGTCAAAAAGCTTATCTAAATTAACAACTGGAAAAGACGTTACAGTTAATACAATCATGCCAGGTCCAACACTCTCTGAAAACGTGCATCAAATCATTGAGGATATGTACGCTAATAAAGATATGACTTTTTCAGAAAAAGAGAAAGCATTTATGAGCGAAAATCTGCCTCACTCTGAATTACAGCGATTTATTAGACCTACTGAAATAGGCCGGCTAACTACGTTTGTCTGTAGTCCTTTCTCATTAGCATTTAAAGGGTCTCCGCTCCGTATGGACGGTGGACTGGTACCTACTATTTTTTAG